The window CACTTCTTGGCCTCGGCAGGATCCTTCTCGGTCCCGACTCCGTCGAGGTAGCAGCGTCCCACGATGAACATCGCATCGGGATCGCCGTTGTTCGCCGAGAACAGGTACGACTGGAAGGGCGATTCGTCTCCCTTGAGCTCGACCTTCTTCCCGGTCGCCCCTTCGACGATCTGCCTGGAGACGATGTGTCCCTGCTCCGCTGCACGGGTGTACCAGATCAGGGCCTTCTTCTCGTCGGCCTTCGTCCCGATACCGTTCGCGAGACAGTATCCGGTGTAGTACTGGCACAGTACATTCCCTCCGTCCGCTCCCTTGAGGAACCACTCGTATGCGAGCTTGTCGTTCTTGGTCGTCCCGACACCCTCGAAGTAAGCGTAGGCGACATGGTACTGCGACTTGCCGAAACCGTTGTTGGCGAGCTTGTTGTGGAGTTCGAAGGCCTTCTCGTTGTTCCTCTCGACTCCCCTTCCCTTGGAATAGGCCTCGGCCACGGAGAACATGGCCTTCATGAAGTTGTCCTCCGCCGCACGGCTGAGCCAATCGAAGGCCTTCTCGTTGTTCCTCTCGACCCCCTTCCCTAAGGAGTACGCGGTACCGACGTTGTAACATGCCACGGTGTTGCCGTGGGCCGCCGACATCATGTAGTATCTCAGGGCCGCCTTGGCGTCCTTCTTGAATCCGACTCCCTCCGTGAGGTTGTCTCCCGTGATGAGCTGTGCGTATCCGTCACCGAGGTCGGCCGCCAGTCTGAACCATTCCGCCGAGGTCTTGGTGCTCTTGGGCACCTGCTTGCCCTTGGCGTAGAGCTGACCGAACATGATCATGGCATCGGTCTGTCCGAGATCCGCCGCCCTCTGGAGGAACTCCAGTCCCTTGTCCCTGTTCTTGTCCTCCCCGACTCCGCCGAGGAAGCATCTGGCCATTCCGTACAGTCCGTCGCGGCTCCCTCTGAGGACGGCGGCCGTGTACCATGCGTTGGAATAGTTGCCGTCCTTCTCCACGCCGATACCGTCCATGTAGCACTTTCCGAGCTCGTACATGGCGTCGACCGAACCGAGGCTGACTGCCTCATCGTAGAGCGAGAATGTCCTCTTCGCATCGCGCTCGACACCGAATCCGTACTCGTAGCACTTGGCGAGGGCGAGATACGCTGGCGCGAACTTCTTGTCGACCAGCGCCTGCAGCAGCTTAGCACCCTGTCCGCGATCCCTCTTCATCCCGGTACCGTTCAGGGTGCACATCGCGACCTGGAGCGCCCCGTAAGGGCTGCCCATGGACTCGGACCTCCTGTATGCGTCGAGTGCCTTGGCGGGGTTGAATGCCGATCCGACACCGAGCTCATACAGCCTTCCGAGGATGTAGGCCGCATCGGCATCCTGCTCGGATGCCTTTAAGAAATATTCGAAAACCGCAGAATCCTCCTGCGTATCGTGTGTCTTGTAGTAGTCGGACAGAGCGAGGAACGAATCCAGGTCGCCCTTGAGAACCGCGCGGAGGAACCACATGCAGGCCTCATCCGAGTCCTGTCCCACGATGATTCCGTTCTGATAGCAGGTACCTACGACAAACGCGGACGTCTGGTGACCCAACTGGGCCGCCTTCTTGTACCATCCAAAAGCCGTCTCATCGTCCTGCTCTGCGCCTTCTCCGAGTGCGAACATCTGCCCCAGCTTGAAGCAGGAACACACGTCTCCCGCTTCAGCCATGGAAGTCAATTGCTCTAAGGATTGCATCACGTTCGGATAGCCTTGGATAAGTAATAAAAACTATGGCGGTACGCTCAGTCTTTAGCGCCTTTCATACGGTCCAATCTGCCGTTGCGGATGTAGATCATCACTCCTGCGAACACCAGCAGGAAATCGAAGACGTAGAACGCGAGGACGTAGGTTATGTCATCGTTCACAATCTTATTAGCGATGCCGAAGAGATATCCTATCAATATAGCCAGCATGAAGACTACGCTGGTACCGATGTTCGTGCGCGCCCTGTACGCCTTGGTGAGGTTGAAAGGCCATGAGACCGCGAAACAGACAAGCATCGCGGCCTCCAACAATCCGAATGCCATGGCACCTCGATGTGAGGACTAGGATATATCTGTGACCGTCCCCGGTGATGCAGGTATCTATACCTGATATTCGACTCGTGTCGAACACTTCGTTTGCATCCTTATTATATCCGACCCCTATTGCGGTTCATGGATCTCACGAGAGAGGAAGAGGCCATACTGAATGGCGAGGAAGGAGAGGGCAGGCAGAAGGCCATGGAGCTGGTCACCGCCCTCGGTAAGATCTACGGGGCGGACAGTCTCATCGACATCACGTCCGCACACCTCTCGGGAGCGTCCTACAAGACGATCGGCGACGGCGGCCTGAAGTACCTCGAGGACCTGGTCGGCGGAGGCGCCACCGTATCGGTCCCGTCCACCCTGAACCCCGTCGGGATGGACAGGGACAGATGGAGGGAGATGCACATATCCGAGGAGTTCGCCGAGAAGCAGCTGAGGATCATCGACCTCTACGGGCAGATGGGCATCAAGAAGACCTGCTCATGCACCCCGTACGTGGGCCCGAACGTTCCCTCCATGGGGGACCATGTGGCCTGGGCGGAATCCTCTGCACTCAGTTTCGTCAATTCATACATCGGAGCAAGGACCAACAGAGAGGGTGGCCCGGGAGCACTCGCCGCGGCGATCCTCGGGAAGACCGCCAACTACGGGCTGCACCTCGACGAGAAGAGGGTGCCCACCGTGGTCATCGATGCGGACATAGACGGCTCCGTATTCTCATATTCGCTGCTGGGACAGGCCGTGGGAATGGCCATCGGCTCCGGCATCCCATACTTCAGGAACATCTCTCCGGAGGTCGAGGAAGCCAAGGCACTGTGCGCGGCGATGGCCGCATCGGGATCCATCGCACTCTACCATGTGGAGGGCGTCACCCCCGAGGCCGGCAACTACGACGTCTCCGGACTGGAGACGATCCACATCGGCAAGAAGGAACTGGAGAACGCGTACGACAAGCTCAACCGCACCGAGGACGTTCAGCTGATCGCCATCGGGTGCCCCCACCTCACCGAGAAGGAGATGCATCAGATCGCATCGTTCCTCAAGGACAAGGAGAAGAAGAACAAGGACGTCGAGGTCTGGTTCTGCACCTCCGCTGAGATCAGGGAGAAATGCCCCGAGGATGTCAGGATAATGGAGAGGTTCGGACCCGTTCTGGCGGACACATGCATGGTCGTCGCCCCCATCGAAGGAGTGTTCGAGAAGACCGGTACCAACTCCGCCAAGGCGGGGAACTACCTTCCGACCCTGTGCTCGCAAAAGGCGATGTGCAGGGACATCGCAGCACTCATGGAGGTGGTGATGTGATCTTCCAGGGACGCAGCATATCCAACGGCAGGGCCAAGGGAGAGGTTATCAAGCTCGACGAGCCCCTCAGCTTCCTGGGAGGGGTGGACGGATCCACCGGGGACCTCAGGGTCAGGGACGGCAACGTCGCAGGGAAGATCCTGGTATTCCCCAAGGGAAAGGGCAGCACTGTAGGTTCCTATGTCATGTACGACCTCATGGTCCACGGCAAAGAGCCAGCTGCGGTAATCAACGAGTCCGCCGAGACCATCGTGGCAACGGGTGCGGTCATCTCCTCCATACCCATGGTGGACATGATCCCGTCCGTCAGGCTGTTCGAGGACGGGGACATCGTCACCGTCGACGCGACCAACGGGACGGTGGAGATCGAAGGCATCGTCTACAAGGAGATCGTATCGTCCGTTGTCTCCAAAGGCAACAAGTGCATCCTGGAGAAGCGCCCGGAGACCAACCATTCCTATCCCGGTTTCTGGTCCCTCGTGGCGGGCAAGATCGAGGAGGGAGAGACCGCGCTCGAGGCTGCACGCAGGGAGATCCTCGAGGAGACATCCATCAAGGTGAATGAGCCCCTTGGCACAATGGAGCCCCTGTACGTACGCGAGGGCAAGACGCTGTTCAAGGTCTATCCGTTCCACTTCGACTCCGAAGGGCAGGAGCCCGTTCTCAACGAGGAGAATGAGGGTTACGTGTGGGCATCGGTCGAGGATGCCAAGGAAATGAAGACCGTCACCGATACCGTCAAGGTCATGTCAGCATTCCTCAGCTGACGTCGCGCGCGCTCAAGTATATATAGCGCGAGCATATCACAACATCCCATGCAGACCTATGTTATCGAGAAGACGAAGACCTCGGTCAGACTGGGATTCAAAGATGCCAACCTCACGCTGATCACTCCTCTCATGAAGGAGCTGAACGCGGACCCCAACGTCGCTCTCGTCAGATACATCGATGAGCACCCGGAGCTCAAGGACCGCGTACTCTACGTTGAGGTCAAGAAGGGCGACGTGATGAAGGTCATCGATAAGGCAGCAAAGGCTGTTTCTGAATACTACTCCAACTGATGTACCGCAAGTGCACCACGGCCGAAACCAAGATCGGGATGCACAACTACCTGTGCGACACCGACGGTACCGGCGGACATCTGAAGACCCTCCCGGAGGACTTCGTCGTCAGGGAGATCTCCGACCCACCAAGGCAGAAGGACAACGGCGATTATTCCATAGCCACAGTCACCGCCAGGAACTGGGAGACCAACCGCATGGTCAGGCTCATGTCCCGTTCCATGGGCGTCTCCAGGGACAGGATAGGCTTCGCGGGGACGAAGGACAAGAGGGCCGTCACCACACAACTCATGTCCGTCTACGGGCCCCCGGAACTGTTCGACAAGATCGACCTCAAGGACCTCGAGGTCAGGGACGTCTACAGGGGTGCAAGGGGCATCAGCATAGGCGACCTGATCGGCAACGAGTTCGAGATCACCGTCAGGGACTGCACGATGGACCCTGCGATGATCAAGGACACCGTGGATGCGGACATCTCCACCATCAGGAAGACCAGCGGATTCCCCAACTACTTCGGGGTCCAGAGGTTCGGCGCCGTCAGGCCTGTGACGCATCTCGTCGGCGAGAGGCTGGTCCGCGGGGACATCGAAGGAGCCGTCAGGACATACATCTCATTCACCACCCCCGAGGAGGACGAGGTCCTTCAGCTCAAGAGGAAGGAACTGGAGGACACCCCGGTCTCCGATTGGGGGAAGGTCTTCGGATCGATCCCTCCAGCCATGGCCTTCGAGCGCATGATGGTCGGCGTCCTCATGAACGACCCCGAGGATTGGATAGGGGCCATCAGCATTGTGCCAGCTAACCTTCAGATGATGTTCACCCACGCATATCAGTCATGGCTGTTCAACGAGATGCTCAGCAGGAGGATGAATGCGGGACTCCCCCTCAACGCACCCGTGGAAGGGGACATCATAATCCCGCTGGATGCCAACAGGATACCTCAGCACGAGAATCCGATCCTCACCACCGCCAAGAACATAGACCTCGTGACGAGGCAGGTCAGGGCGGGAAGGGCGTTCGTTACCATAACCCTCTTCGGTTCCGACGGGGAACTGGCAGAGGGCGAGATGGGTGAAATCGAGCACAAGGTCATCGAGGAGAACAGGCTGAGCCACGAGGACTTCGTCATCCCCGGACTGCCCAGATGCACCTCCAAGGGCAGCAGGAGGGAGATCCTCTGTCCCCTGAAACAGATCGATTATTCCATCAAGGACGAGGGTTATTCCCTCAGCTTCTCGCTTCCCAAGGGCAACTACGCCACATGTCTCCTAAGGGAGTTCATGAAGTCCGAGATGAGGGATTACTGACCCTTCAGTAGCAGCTGTATCTGCCTGGCCTGGTAAATCCCGACCTTGCAGGCACGCATGATCTCGAACAACGTTGAACCCTGGACCCTGTCCAGGACCATCTTCAGCGAATCGTCGCGGCCGACCTCGCATCTGAGGGCCTTGCCCATGTATGCGGACAGACGCTTGGCCTCATCCACATCCTTGAACGATCCCGAGACGAATATCTTCTCCAACGAAGGCTTCTGGCCGGATTCCAGGTCCTTCCAGTTGAGTTTCAGTACGACCTCGTTGGAGGCGCGTTCCATCTTCTGGAAGTCCGGCGAGCCGGGTATGATGTCCCCGAACGGCGCATCCCTCACGATGTAATCGCGGATCTCCTCCAGTTCCGGGCCCTCGAATCCCATCGCCAACAGGAGATCCTCGTCATCCGGGGCCATCCTGGATACGTATGCACGGCGCAGCACCTTCTCGGCAGACCTCTTGACCCTAAGGTCCTCTATAGGTTCCGGCTCCGCCTTCTTGAGGCTCCTGGCCTCCTCGTCGTGACCGGCACTGACCAGCACTTCGGACATCTCCTTCAGGAGGGCCTCGTCCTGCACGTTGCACGCTCTGAATAGTTTGTATGCCTCCGTGACGCCCGAGTCCTTACGGGAATCCTTCCTGATCCTCGCCAGCAAGATCGCGGTCTCGGGGTCGTTCGGGGTCTTCTCAAGGATCATCACCGCCTGGGCGTCGGCACGGGAGAGGTATCCCCTCTCGAACAGCTTGACTGCCAGTATGTAACGCAGGTCCCTGTTCGTGGGATCGCGGTTGACCGCCATGGAGTAGCTGTCGATGGACCTGTCGTAGTAACCGAGTCCCTCCTGGGCATCGCCCTTCTTCGCCAGGATCTCCGGGAGGTTGAGGCCAAGCGCCATCGCCTTCTCGTATTCCTGGAGGGCTCCCCTGAACTCGGATTTGGCCAGTTTCACGTCACCCATCGCCTCATGGAACTTGGCGCTCTTGGGGTTGGACTTCAATGCCTCCGTGGCAAGGTCCTGCGCCCCTCTGACATCGCCGTCCAGCAGGAGGATGGAGACCTTCATGCAGACATACCTCGGCTCCTCGCCGTCGATGGCTATCGCACGGTCGATCGCCCTGAGGGCCCCCTTGTAATCCTTGATGGATATCATGGAATCCGCTATGGCGGCGGCAGCAGCGGCATCCTCCGATGAGAGGGCCTCCTCTCCGGGCTCCTGTTCCTCCGATGTGCTCTCGATTCCCTGCGAACCCTCCTCGATGGAATCTATGGCCATCCTTATCCTTGCGGAGGTCTCGTCCTTGGCCAGGGCCTCCTCGAGGACCTTCAGGGCATCATACCTCTTGTAATTGGCCAGATAGCAGTTCGCCAGCTCCAGTGCCGAATCCTCCGACGGCACCGCGGCATGGACCTCAAGGGCCACCGCCAGCCCATCGGAGGGCTTCCCCGATTCCCTCAGGACCCTTGCCCTCAGCAATGCGACATCAGGATTGGACGGGTCGGTGACCGAGCATATGTCGATGAAGAACATCGCCTCATCGTACCTGCCGTCCTTCTCCAGTATGACGGCCTTCCTCGCCATCGGATACACGGAATCGGGATCGAGCTCGATCGCCCTGTTAAGGGATTCCACCGCACCGTACAGGTCGTCGAACCTCTCCTGTATCGCCGCCTTGGATATCCAATACTCCGAATTGTTCAGGTCGAACAGGACGGCACGGTTGTAGGAGGTCTCCGCGGATTCGAAATCGCCCCTCGCCTCATCGGCCATACCCTTGGAGTGCCAGATGACGGGATCGTTGGGTGCCAGCTCGGCCGCTGCGGCGTATGAGATGGACGCTTTCACGTACTCTCCGAGGTTGTATTCCGCGTTGCCCCTGAGCATGCGTATCTCCGGGTCCGGGGCCATATCCTTCTCTATGTCATAGCAGAGGTACATGGCCTCCCTGTACTGTCCCGCCTCCATCATGGAGCAGAGTACCTTCAAGACGTTCTCCCTGCTGGGGTCCAACCTCAGGACGTTCCTGAGGGTGAGCATGGAACCGTTCATGTCCCCGCTCTCGCTCATCGCCCCGGAGAGGGTCATCATCGTCGTCACGTCGCCCGGATCCGACTCCAGTATGCGGCGGCAGATCTCGAGAGCGCCCTGGACGTCGTTCTTCTTCACCAGGATGTCCTTCTTGAGGACCAACGCATCGATGTTGTCAGGATCCTCGGTCAGGATCCTGTCGATGTCCTTCTCGGCCCCTTTGACATCCTCGGATATGAAACGGATCCTCGCTGCCAGTATCTCCACCGGCAGGTCTCCCTTGCCGACACGGGCCGCGGCCCTGGATGTGGCCTTGGCCCCGCGGATGTCCCCTTTGGAGAGAAGGTATTTGGAATAGATCACAAGATAAGCGGGATCCTTCCTGTTGGATGCCTCCATCCTGTCCATGACGGTCTTGGCATCGTCGTACCTGCCCATGGACATGAGCATACCTGCCATCTCCGAATAGTCCAGTGTGCCCGTGTATTCGCTGTCCAGGTACTCGCTGATGGCGATCATCAGGTCCCCTGCGGAGTCCTTCTGTGCGTAGGCCGATATGCGGCCCTTCATGGACCTCGGTGAGGTCATGTCGATACCGTCGTAGATGTCCAGGGCCGAATCGGGATCGTGACCCGCTATGAACGCCTCCGCCGCCTCGTACCTCACGAAGACTGGTGAGTCGGGGACGAGCTTGTCGAAGACCATCTTGGCCGAGTGCCAGTCCTTCTCGTCCGCGTTCAGCCTCGCGGATGCGAGCAGAAACTCCCAGTCCCCGTTCTTGTAATACTCTGAATTGACGAGCTTGTCGGTGGCGGCCTCCTTGTCGCCCTTGAACCAGCTGTCGTACACCGAATAGAGGTCCCTGAGCCTTGGGTCCTTCGGGACACGCATCCCCTTGCCCCTGTATGCCTCCTGGACGGACTTCCTCTCGGACCACAGTCCGCTGGGATCGTCCTCGTTGAGCATATCATAGAGCTCCATCGCATCAGGATCGATCTCCAGTGCGCGCCTGGCACTGTCCACCGCATCGATGGTGTCCCCTTCCCCGTGGTAGATCTTGGCCTCCGCCGCGTACCTGTGGAACATATCCTTGGACGTGTTGTTGGCCAGTATCTCTGCCGCTGCGGTGATCTCGTTGTTGGCCACCAGCAGTTCCGCGGCCCTGATGGCCGGCGTGCAGTCCTGCGAACGCGATTTCGAGACCAGGAGCTTCATGGTGGTCCCGGATACTGAGCCGTATTCCGCCTGGAGGGCGTTCATGAGGCTGATGAGTATCGCGGGATGTATCCCCACGGGAGCGGACTGGATCTTGGATGAAATCAGATCGAGCTTCTGTTTGGTCAACTTGCCGTTAAGGGTCTTCCAGATGTGATACCCCTCGAATGAATCAAAGACCGGCAGATTGTCCATGCGTCATGAAATCGCTTGCAAACGTATAATCCTATCATCTGGAATCAGGTCCCGCGGGGATCCGTTTTTAAGATGCTGGACAGTATGCTGCGATCCACCTAGATAAGGTTAAATACTTCACTCCAATAAGGGAGTTTCAGTGCAGCTGTGATCTAGTTGGTTAGGATCTGACCCTTCCAAGGTCATTGCCCGGGTTCGAATCCCGGCGGCTGCACTCATTCTTCTATCCACTTATCAGGAATCGACCTTCATACCGATAGCTATCGCTAACGTGATTCTCTGAAGAACTTTCCAATTCACTTAATAAGGACGCTGTCGACACCGCGGCAGGATTTGATCATCATTATGACATTCTCCTGCAACTTCCCGTCAACCACGATCTGAAGGGTCGAGTGCTCCCTGTCCCCCTCGTCGCTGACCATCGCCTGTCTAAGGGTGATACCGGAGTTGTAGAGTACCGTCGTGACGTCGGCGATGATGCCTGGCACTCTTGCATCGGTGGGTATGATGACTATCGCGGAACAATTGATCTGCTCCGCCATATCGACCATGGACAGCATCGGCCTGAGCTTGGAGAATATGCAGTCAAGCTCCGGTGTGGCGGAGATGTGCTCGAGCGTGGTCCTGACGACCCTCCTGTCCACATCGCAGGCGCGTGCTATGCCCGCATCGGTCTGCTCGATGTCGCCGCAATAGGCGACACCGTTGCTCACCCTGATACCGTATTCCAGAAGCTTCTGTGCGACCTTGCGCTGGGACGGATATCTCCTGAGCATCGATGCGATCTGATCCATGTATCTGTTATCGACTAGTGGGTATTTATGATGCACCCTTACGGTCATCAGCCGATATTATCATAACATGCTGAACCAAAACGTACAATCGAGTACCAGGTGTGGCATGACCACCAGGGGGCCGGAATTCCAGAGGAACGCGGAGAAGATCACCGCGGTGATCATGTATCCGACCATGGCACCCATCACCAGCTGGAGAGGCGTGTGCTTCCTGAGGACGTAACGGCTCCAGGCCACCGGGAACAGCAATATGAAATACAGCGCACCGAACGGCCAGAAGGCATAGGTCATCGCCATGCTGGGCCCTATGACGCCGCATGAGTGGACGCTGATCTTCCAGTACGGCGTGATGAGCATGAAGACGAAGGTCACCATCATGTAGCAGAACATCAGGACCGTCGCAAGCTTCGGAGCCTGGAAGTAGTACAACAGAGCGGTACCCAACATGTATCCGAGGACTCCGCATACCAACGGCATGAGCCTGTCATCCTTGTTCACGACATCCAGCTTATCCTCGTTGCCCGTCCTCCTTGAGAAGTACATGATGTTCACGATCGGGAGCACCGTCGCTGCGAAGAACGATATGCCGAAGAACTTCAGGAATTCCCCGGTATCGTACGTCTGGTACAGGCAGATGAGGAGGAACACTGGAATCGACAGGAACGGGGGCGTTCCGACCAGGGAGACGATCTTGGCGACCTTCTCCGTCCTGGGGGAGAGCACTCCATCGAATTTCCTTGATGGATCACGCACGGCCATTTCTCCTCACCTCCTCGAGTATCCTCTTGGTCTGCTCGTGGGTCTCCTCCACCGAGCCTGAATTGTCAATCTTGATCCACGAATCCGTGATCATGGCCATCCTCCTGCGGGTCTTGGCCAGCTCATCGACGGACTCGAACGTCTCGAGTGCCTCCCCTCTCTCGTAGATGCGCTTCATCGCGATCTCCGGCTCGATGTCCACGTAGATCTTGACATCCGGGACGGGGAGGACCATCTCTATGATTTTAAATGCGGGTCTGCACAGACTGTCCGGCAGATATGCGGCCGCCAGACTGTAGCGTACGAATATAACGTCATCGTACTCCTTTCCGTGCTTCCTCTTGAACCTGAGCGAATGCAGGACGTCGAACACGTAGTACAGGGTGGCAATGAGCACCGCGACCTTTCCGTCCTCGCAGAGGTACTTGGCCGCTGTCCTTCCGTATGCGGTGCCCGAATTGGGATGGGTGATCTCCAGGACCCTGCGTCCTTCCGCGATGAGCTGCTCCCTGATGAAATCTGACGATGTGGTCTTTCCCGACCCGTCCATTCCATCCACAGCGTACCAGGTCATGTTATCACAATCCGAGGAGTATCATGACGCCGGTCACGGCCATGCAGTTGACGATGTTGTCCACAGCCCCGGGGGTGAACGTCTCCGTTAAGGCGACCGTTCCTCCCGCCACCAGGCAGCATGCCCAGATGGGGATGATCGCATCGAAGTGTATTCCGGATGCCGGCGAGAGCGGCATGCATCCCAGGAAGACCACCAGGACGATCGAGACCAGTGCGGTGACGGTGAGGACCGCTAGGGTGCCTTCGATCGATTTGCCGTTGACGGACTTGTGCCTCCCGTACTTCTTACCGACAATGCTCCCGAATCCGTCACCCCAGGTCATGGCGACGATACCGATGGATGCCGCCAGCCAGTGATCGCTGAAGCACAATGCGACCAGGATCACGATGCTGACCACGTACAGGAACAGTCCCTGCTTGTGGCCCTTGTTCTGCGATATGTCCCCGAGCGCGGAATTGGAGATGGCATTGTCCTTCAGCATCGCGAAGAAAAGGATTATCGCGAACGGTACTGCAAAGAAGGCCTCCATCACCCAAGCGTTATCGAACATCCACCAGATGAACACGAAGTTACCGATTCCGATGTGGATGATCTTACGGATGTCAAACCTGTCGCCGGCTCTCTTCTGGATAAAGAGCGCGATTCCGAGAACAGCGACAATGAGCGCATAGACTAGGACGAGGGCGATGATGTCATTCATCGAAATCTGGAATATCCCTTCGTTTCCCATGCGCGCGCACCCGTTTTAATCACGTATTGTCCCACTCGTAATAAATGTAACGGCGATTGTTCGACAAACGTACCAAACAGCCAGCAGTCAAAAATGATCCGTTCAGACAATATCGCCATCCCTCTCCCGCAAAATGAATTATAAAGGATTCGCGATGAACATGCATGAACAAGTACCTTCAGCTGTTCAGATTGAACAATGCGCTCATCGGTTCGTTCGCCATCCTGATAGCAGCGTTCATGGCTGCAGGTACGTCAATGGTCGACTACAGTGTTAATCTTTTGATAGGGTTCTTCATCGTGTTCACCTTCATCGCCGGAGGCAACTCGCTCAACGATTACATCGATGTCGAGATTGACAGGACTGCCCATCCTGACCGTCCAGTCCCCTCCGGGAAGCTCACACCCATTCAGGCGAGGAACACCGGGGTAGCGATGCTCATCCTGAGCACCCTGCTGTCATTCCTGACCATAGATGTCCCATGCATCGTCATAGTGGTCGTGGCGGTCATCCTCATGGCCGCATACGAGATGGTTCTCAAGCAGAGGGGATTCGTCGGGAACCTGACCATAGCTCTTCTTACCGGGATGGTCTTCCTCCTCGCAGGCGCCCTCGTCGGCGACCCTATGAAGAACATCGCCGTCGGCGGCATGGCCGCTCTCGTCTCCGTCGGAAGGGAGATCTCCAAGGACATCGAGGACATGGCCTCTGACGAGGGAAGGAAGACCCTGCCCATGAGCATCGGTGTCAGGAACGCATCCATCATCGCGGCGGTCTTCTATATCGCAGGACCCATCCTCAGCTGGTACCCGATCTATCTGGATCCGGCCAACTACCTGTACTACATCGTGCTCCTGTCGGATGTGACGTTCTTCTACTGCGCGTACAAGGTCTTCTCGGATCCGCGCAAGGCGGAGAAGAAGGCAAAGGTAGGTATGCTGCTCGGTCTTCTGGCATTCATCATGAGCGCCATCTACTACAGCTTCCTCGTGTGATCCCATGAGGTTCACGAAGGACAATTCCGAACCAAGACCCATGGAGGTCTGGAACGCAAAGGTGGATTTCGACGGCTCGGATGGAGCTAAGAACAGGCCCGTGATCGTACTCGAAAAGGGGAATTCTGGCTATGTTGTTTTCATGGTCACCTCGCACGGCCACCATCCGGAGACGGACATCAAGCTCGTCGACCCCTACGAGGTCATGCTCGACAAGTCCTCCACGGTCCGCACGGACCGCACATTCTCGGTGAAGAGGGAACGCTTCAACTACAAGCTCGGAGACCTCGTACCTGACGACGTGGAGATGATAACGATGTTCTACGGACGCGTCAGGGGCGGCAGGCGCATAAAAACGGATTATGTCCGATCACGAGTACAGCCTGATGACCTTGCCCATGTTGATGAGATGGTCCGCTACCCTTTCCGAATCGGACGTCATCGAGAGGAACTCCGAACCCACGTCCAGCTTGCAGATCCCCTGGTTGAGCCTCTCCACATGGTTCTCGGCCATCTCGTCGGTGATGATGTCGACCTGCTCCTCGATGTCGTATGCCTCCTCCAGCGCGGCCTCGTTGTGCTCCGTGTAAGCCTGGACGATCTTCTCGTAGAGCCTGTCGATGAGACCCTGCATCGACACGATCTCGCTAATGGCATTGTCGGAGAACCTGACCCCGTCCGCCTCCATCTTCTGGGCATACTCCATGATGTTCTTGGAATAATCGCCGATGCGCTCCAAGTCGGAGATCGTGTGGTAGACGGTGGAGATGTAGATCTGATCCCTCTCGCTGAGCTTGTTCTCCGACAGTTTAACGAGGAACCTCGCGATCTCCTTGTTGAGGAAGTTGAGCTCCTATTCGTTGT of the methanogenic archaeon mixed culture ISO4-G1 genome contains:
- a CDS encoding TPR repeat-containing protein, with amino-acid sequence MDNLPVFDSFEGYHIWKTLNGKLTKQKLDLISSKIQSAPVGIHPAILISLMNALQAEYGSVSGTTMKLLVSKSRSQDCTPAIRAAELLVANNEITAAAEILANNTSKDMFHRYAAEAKIYHGEGDTIDAVDSARRALEIDPDAMELYDMLNEDDPSGLWSERKSVQEAYRGKGMRVPKDPRLRDLYSVYDSWFKGDKEAATDKLVNSEYYKNGDWEFLLASARLNADEKDWHSAKMVFDKLVPDSPVFVRYEAAEAFIAGHDPDSALDIYDGIDMTSPRSMKGRISAYAQKDSAGDLMIAISEYLDSEYTGTLDYSEMAGMLMSMGRYDDAKTVMDRMEASNRKDPAYLVIYSKYLLSKGDIRGAKATSRAAARVGKGDLPVEILAARIRFISEDVKGAEKDIDRILTEDPDNIDALVLKKDILVKKNDVQGALEICRRILESDPGDVTTMMTLSGAMSESGDMNGSMLTLRNVLRLDPSRENVLKVLCSMMEAGQYREAMYLCYDIEKDMAPDPEIRMLRGNAEYNLGEYVKASISYAAAAELAPNDPVIWHSKGMADEARGDFESAETSYNRAVLFDLNNSEYWISKAAIQERFDDLYGAVESLNRAIELDPDSVYPMARKAVILEKDGRYDEAMFFIDICSVTDPSNPDVALLRARVLRESGKPSDGLAVALEVHAAVPSEDSALELANCYLANYKRYDALKVLEEALAKDETSARIRMAIDSIEEGSQGIESTSEEQEPGEEALSSEDAAAAAAIADSMISIKDYKGALRAIDRAIAIDGEEPRYVCMKVSILLLDGDVRGAQDLATEALKSNPKSAKFHEAMGDVKLAKSEFRGALQEYEKAMALGLNLPEILAKKGDAQEGLGYYDRSIDSYSMAVNRDPTNRDLRYILAVKLFERGYLSRADAQAVMILEKTPNDPETAILLARIRKDSRKDSGVTEAYKLFRACNVQDEALLKEMSEVLVSAGHDEEARSLKKAEPEPIEDLRVKRSAEKVLRRAYVSRMAPDDEDLLLAMGFEGPELEEIRDYIVRDAPFGDIIPGSPDFQKMERASNEVVLKLNWKDLESGQKPSLEKIFVSGSFKDVDEAKRLSAYMGKALRCEVGRDDSLKMVLDRVQGSTLFEIMRACKVGIYQARQIQLLLKGQ
- a CDS encoding ACT domain-containing protein; the protein is MTVRVHHKYPLVDNRYMDQIASMLRRYPSQRKVAQKLLEYGIRVSNGVAYCGDIEQTDAGIARACDVDRRVVRTTLEHISATPELDCIFSKLRPMLSMVDMAEQINCSAIVIIPTDARVPGIIADVTTVLYNSGITLRQAMVSDEGDREHSTLQIVVDGKLQENVIMMIKSCRGVDSVLIK
- a CDS encoding thymidylate kinase, encoding MTWYAVDGMDGSGKTTSSDFIREQLIAEGRRVLEITHPNSGTAYGRTAAKYLCEDGKVAVLIATLYYVFDVLHSLRFKRKHGKEYDDVIFVRYSLAAAYLPDSLCRPAFKIIEMVLPVPDVKIYVDIEPEIAMKRIYERGEALETFESVDELAKTRRRMAMITDSWIKIDNSGSVEETHEQTKRILEEVRRNGRA
- a CDS encoding dolichol kinase, which encodes MGNEGIFQISMNDIIALVLVYALIVAVLGIALFIQKRAGDRFDIRKIIHIGIGNFVFIWWMFDNAWVMEAFFAVPFAIILFFAMLKDNAISNSALGDISQNKGHKQGLFLYVVSIVILVALCFSDHWLAASIGIVAMTWGDGFGSIVGKKYGRHKSVNGKSIEGTLAVLTVTALVSIVLVVFLGCMPLSPASGIHFDAIIPIWACCLVAGGTVALTETFTPGAVDNIVNCMAVTGVMILLGL
- a CDS encoding UbiA prenyltransferase family protein codes for the protein MNKYLQLFRLNNALIGSFAILIAAFMAAGTSMVDYSVNLLIGFFIVFTFIAGGNSLNDYIDVEIDRTAHPDRPVPSGKLTPIQARNTGVAMLILSTLLSFLTIDVPCIVIVVVAVILMAAYEMVLKQRGFVGNLTIALLTGMVFLLAGALVGDPMKNIAVGGMAALVSVGREISKDIEDMASDEGRKTLPMSIGVRNASIIAAVFYIAGPILSWYPIYLDPANYLYYIVLLSDVTFFYCAYKVFSDPRKAEKKAKVGMLLGLLAFIMSAIYYSFLV